A single genomic interval of Caretta caretta isolate rCarCar2 chromosome 23, rCarCar1.hap1, whole genome shotgun sequence harbors:
- the NAT14 gene encoding putative N-acetyltransferase 14, with protein MMPMLDPSQLAIREMQEDEEQMVLDLLKDGFKDTENRLILYVLTRPVVLLLLAVVSSGLRFLLNSFVAALLGPVLLTILALKLLLRRSPDLGGLGAYYRSGQRGLWVAVYGGDDVCGCVALQPHPQGATRTAELRRLAVSRWYRRSGVGRRLLAFLEAQARAQGYERMVLYAAVVTKAAIGLFESSGYRPTGGRRWLGYTILQEFSKEL; from the exons ATGATGCCCATGCTGGACCCTAGCCAGCTCGCCATCCGTGAGATGCAGGAAGATGAGGAGCAGATGGTCCTGGACCTGCTAAAG GATGGGTTCAAGGACACGGAGAACCGGCTGATCCTGTATGTCCTGACACGGCCCgtggtgctgctgctcctggccgtGGTGAGCAGCGGCCTCCGCTTCCTGCTCAACTCCTTTGTAGCGGCGCTGCTGGGGCCCGTGCTCCTCACCATCCTGGCCCTCAAGCTGCTGCTGCGGCGCTCGCCGGACCTTGGTGGCCTGGGCGCGTACTACCGCTCGGGGCAGCGTGGGCTCTGGGTGGCGGTGTACGGCGGCGACGACGTGTGCGGCTGCGTGGCGCTGCAGCCCCACCCGCAGGGGGCGACCCGCACAGCCGAGCTGAGGCGCTTGGCCGTCAGCCGCTGGTACCGTCGCTCCGGCGTGGGGCGCCGCCTGCTGGCCTTCCTGGAGGCCCAGGCCCGGGCGCAGGGCTACGAACGCATGGTGCTCTACGCTGCCGTGGTCACCAAGGCTGCCATCGGCCTCTTTGAGAGCAGCGGCTACCGCCCCACCGGCGGGCGCCGCTGGCTGGGCTACACCATCCTGCAGGAGTTCAGCAAGGAGCTctag
- the ZNF628 gene encoding zinc finger protein 628 codes for MVGAQQLEMAEMQPAPMPQPGTSDHQYECLECGKVFKWSSRLIHHQRTHTGERPYKCSECPKAFKGSSALLYHQRSHTGERPYKCADCGKAFKRSSLLQIHQSVHTGLRAFKCALCGMAFKWSSHYQYHVRQHTGERPYKCTLCEKAFKNSSSLRRHRNIHTGERPYVCAACGKAFTQSTNLRQHQRIHTGERPYQCTECPKTFTHSSNLLLHQRTHAGGRAHKCQACGKAFISDAYLQKHLQTHAVKPLAPYGEAELACTPAKLFLAPAEPVETVEMLWKCGECELTFPSEELLLGHQQSHLTPAAPAEPPIPPLYSCATCGKTFKNGSGLARHQHSHVGERPYKCSICEKTFVQLSSLLGHQRSHPAEQQLIQAEAEVTCPQTTAEPVPPPVPPEVAERPYKCTECGKAFKGSSGLRYHLRDHTGERPYKCSECGKAFKRSSLLSIHQRVHTGLRAFKCAECGLTFKWSSHYQYHLRLHTGERPYGCADCGKAFKNTSCLRRHRQLHTGERPFACLVCGKAFTQTSNLRQHQRTHTGERPYSCQECGKSFTHSSNLQLHQRTHSSERPFKCSICAKGFVMASYLQRHLRTHAAETKGEGPAPGLSAPPATQEVHIVPNLQATLNLEVGTAPSAPNSQTFLLVQTAQGLQLIPSVQQSPQKLLLLPSTQLVPTQQKVPILQNTPNFTLVPSSPVAPSNPAPRQQSKARKPAAPGNPQNIILVPGGGPALPSVQIQAMPGTQRAPVLPAGQNIIVLQNMADQAPAEVSGVQIQAQPQEVASIQLQALPPPPAEASSMQALPQPPELGSMQLQTLPQPPPAGGEEQPLPCSSALPDTVGSGPEVPGLQESQDLLVVQSGPGEELLGSGGEVGVHLETLQTEEGVQSVLVLRGADGEQTRLCVQEVENLQELPPDSGVGALAPSSGQKLFIIRSAPGEQTLQVLENVGSGSGVGRGGPAGGQPSTTSTQMVQLLPSPVPPPQELSSIQIVQTVPSVQLVHTF; via the coding sequence ATGGTGGGAGCTCAGCAGCTGGAGATGGCGGAGATGCAGCCAGCGCCAATGCCGCAGCCAGGCACCAGCGACCACCAGTACGAGTGTCTGGAGTGTGGCAAGGTGTTCAAGTGGTCGTCGCGGCTGATTCACCACCAGCGCACGCACACGGGCGAGCGCCCCTACAAGTGCTCTGAGTGCCCCAAGGCCTTCAAGGGTTCGTCAGCACTACTCTACCACCAGCGCAGCCATACGGGCGAGCGCCCCTACAAGTGTGCTGACTGTGGCAAGGCCTTCAAACGCTCGTCGCTGCTGCAGATCCACCAGAGCGTGCACACGGGCCTGCGCGCCTTCAAGTGTGCTCTGTGCGGCATGGCCTTCAAGTGGTCGTCTCACTACCAGTACCACGTGCGCCAGCACACAGGCGAGCGCCCCTACAAATGCACGCTGTGTGAGAAGGCCTTCAAGAACTCCTCCAGCCTGCGGCGCCACCGCAACATCCACACGGGCGAGCGCCCCTACGTCTGCGCCGCCTGCGGCAAGGCCTTCACCCAGTCCACCAACCTGCGGCAGCACCAGCGCATCCACACAGGCGAGCGCCCCTACCAGTGCACCGAGTGCCCCAAGACCTTCACCCACTCCTCCAATCTGCTGTTGCACCAGCGCACCCACGCCGGGGGCCGGGCCCACAAGTGCCAGGCCTGCGGCAAGGCCTTCATCTCGGACGCCTACCTGCAGAAACACCTGCAGACACACGCGGTCAAGCCGCTGGCACCCTACGGCGAAGCGGAGCTGGCCTGCACACCGGCCAAGCTCTTCCTGGCTCCAGCCGAGCCAGTAGAAACGGTGGAGATGCTGTGGAAGTGTGGGGAATGCGAGCTGACCTTCCCCagcgaggagctgctgctgggccacCAGCAGAGCCACCTGACCCCTGCTGCACCCGCTGAGCCACCCATCCCACCACTCTACTCCTGCGCTACCTGTGGCAAGACCTTCAAGAATGGCTCGGGCCTGGCACGCCACCAGCACAGCCATGTGGGCGAGCGCCCCTATAAGTGCTCCATCTGCGAGAAGACATTTGTGCAGCTCTCCAGTCTGCTGGGGCACCAGCGCAGCCACCCGGCCGAGCAGCAGCTCATCCAGGCTGAGGCCGAGGTCACCTGTCCCCAGACCACAGCCGAGCCGGTCCCACCCCCCGTGCCTCCCGAGGTGGCTGAGCGCCCCTACAAGTGCACCGAGTGCGGCAAGGCCTTCAAAGGCTCGTCGGGGCTGCGCTACCACCTGCGCGACCACACCGGCGAGCGCCCCTATAAGTGCTCCGAGTGCGGCAAGGCCTTCAAGCGCTCCTCGCTGCTGTCCATCCACCAGCGTGTGCACACCGGCCTGCGCGCCTTCAAGTGTGCCGAGTGCGGCCTCACCTTCAAGTGGTCGTCGCATTACCAGTACCACCTGCGCCTGCACACAGGCGAGCGCCCCTACGGCTGTGCCGACTGCGGCAAGGCCTTCAAGAACACCTCGTGCCTGCGGCGGCACCGCcagctgcacacaggcgagcgcCCCTTCGCCTGCCTGGTGTGCGGCAAGGCCTTCACCCAGACCTCCAACCTGCGGCagcaccagcgcacccacacggGCGAGCGCCCCTACAGCTGCCAGGAGTGTGGCAAGAGCTTCACCCACTCCTCCAACTTGCAGCTCCACCAGCGCACGCACTCCAGCGAGCGCCCCTTCAAGTGCTCCATCTGCGCCAAGGGCTTCGTCATGGCCTCCTACCTGCAGCGCCACCTGCGCACCCACGCTGCCGAGACCAAGGGGGAGGGCCCGGCCCCAGGCCTTTCTGCCCCGCCTGCCACCCAGGAGGTGCACATTGTGCCCAACCTGCAGGCCACCCTCAACCTGGAGGTGGGCACCGCCCCCAGTGCCCCCAACTCGCAGACCTTCCTGCTGGTGCAGACGGCTCAGGGACTGCAGCTCATCCCCAGtgtccagcagagcccccagaagctgctgcttctgcccagCACGCAGCTGGTGCCCACGCAGCAGAAAGTGCCCATCCTCCAGAACACCCCCAATTTCACACTGGTGCCCAGCAGCCCTGTGGCCCCAAGCAATCCTGCCCCGCGCCAGCAGAGCAAGGCTAGGAAGCCGGCAGCACCTGGCAACCCTCAGAACATTATCCTGGTGCCGGGAGGTGGGCCGGCGCTGCCCAGTGTGCAGATCCAGGCGATGCCAGGCACACAGCGGGCACCAGTCCTTCCGGCTGGGCAGAACATCATCGTTCTGCAGAACATGGCTGATCAGGCCCCTGCAGAGGTGTCTGGTGTCCAGATCCAGGCTCAGCCTCAGGAGGTGGCCAGCATCCAGCTGCAGGCCCTGCCACCACCTCCTGCTGAGGCATCCAGCATGCAGGCTCTGCCTCAGCCCCCGGAACTGGGCAGCATGCAGCTGCAAACTCTTCCGCAGCCTCCCCCAGCAGGGGGTGaggagcagcccctgccctgctcctcagCCCTTCCGGACACTGTGGGTTCCGGGCCAGAGGTGCCAGGCCTGCAGGAGAGCCAGGACCTGCTGGTGGTGCAGAGCGGGCCAGGGGAGGAGCTGCTGGGGTCAGGTGGCGAGGTAGGTGTGCATCTGGAGACACTGCAGAcagaggagggggtgcagagtgtgcTGGTGTTGCGTGGTGCTGACGGTGAGCAGACCCGACTCTGTGTGCAGGAGGTGGAGAACCTGCAGGAACTGCCCccagacagtggggtgggggcccTGGCACCATCCTCAGGGCAGAAGCTCTTCATCATCCGCAGCGCGCCCGGTGAGCAGACCCTGCAAGTCCTGGAGAATGTGGGCTCTGGCAGTGGCGTGGGGCGAGGGGGGCCAGCTGGTGGGCAGCCCTCCACCACCAGCACCCAGATGGTACAGTTGCTGCCAAGCCCAGTGCCACCCCCACAGGAACTTTCCTCCATCCAGATTGTGCAAACGGTGCCCAGCGTGCAGCTGGTTCACACCTTCTGA